Genomic segment of Paenibacillus macerans:
TCCGGTGAGAGATCGTTGCATAACCCCGTACGGATGACGGACTCCGGCGGTTTCGTACCTATGGTTCGCAGGATCGCGGACATAATTATTTTTTGGGGAAATGGCATTACGGACAAAAATGAGCCGCCATTTTTGGGAATTACCGCCCCAACAGCGATAAAGCCCGCCAAACGATCGTTCAGTTCGGAAGCAAGTTTGAGAGCAAGAACTCCCCCAAGTGAATGCGCCACGATCACGAATTTGCGAACCCCCCATTCATCCACTTGTTTTTTCATATACGTCACATAATCTTCTATCGAAAGCCGGCGCCTTGAATCCACCGAACTATCCCGGGAAGGGTACTCGGCAAGTAAGTAAGGATGTTCCATCCCTTTCACAACTCTACTCCAAATTCGGCTGCCCAAGCCTGCTCCATGGACGAATACCACGCCGATCTTTTCCTGCGGATTGTTTTGCATTTTATTTATGCTCCCCTCGTAAGGTTGTCAGTTCGGATAACTTATGGGATGATAATATCATTTAAACAAGACAAGTTATGTCTTATTTACGGAATTGAGGGGAGCCATTGCCAAAGTCACAGCGTCTCATTCAATTGATTATGCGGATCAACGCCAAACGATCCTTTACCGTCAGGGAGCTGGCCGATGAATTTGGGCTGTCCACGCGAACGATTACGCGGGATTTGCAAGAACTCAGCGAACTCGGCATTCCCATTTATTCCGTTCAAGGAAGGGGAGGAGGGTACAAGCTTCTTCAAGAAAGACTTTTGCCGCCCATCAGCTTTACCGAAGGTGAAGCGCTCGCCATGTTTTTTGCCGGTCAAACTTTGGATTATTTCGGTTCCGTTCCTTTTGGCGAGGGGGCCGATTCTGCGCTCCATAAGTTCTATCATTACTTGCCTGCCGATATTAGAGAACAGATCGACCGGCTCAAGAACCGGATCATGTTCTGGAGCCCTTATCGCCCGATGTCTGCGGAGATTCTTCAAATTCTGCTGCAAGCCATTATGATTCGTAGTGTAGTTACCGTAAAATACAAATCCAGCGGCGGAGTATCAGAGCGGAATATTCAACCCATCGGCCTCTATGCCAGTTCCGGCTATTGGTATTGTCCCGCGTATTGTTTCCATAGAGAAGACATCAGGCAGTTCAGAGCCGACCGGATTCTCTCCGCTGCGTTGAACGAAACGATTCCTTGCCGAGAAGATATAAGCCCCATGACTTTATTGGATAAGCCCAATAAAGACCAGCTGGAACAGACGACCCTTCAACTGGAGATGACGAAAAAAGGAGTGTGGCTGCTGGAATCCAATCCCCGGTTTGCTCCTTTTATACAGCGGAACGAAGACGGCAGCGGAATGGCAACCGTTGAAATAGCGGCGGAGGACTTGAATTTTTACGTGGACTTGATCTGGCAGCTGGGGGGAGAAGTCAAACTCGCAGCGCCTGCGGAGGGAATTGCCTACATGAACCAAAAAATCGAATCCATGCGATTACTTTATCAAACGGGCCCACTCATCTAACCATTGGGCAGCCTTTAGCCGGTCCGACCAGGTTTTACTCATTTGTTGAATCGTACTTGTTTTAAACAGCGGACTCCGGACATAAGGTTTTAATGCGTAGTATCCACCGCTTGTTTTTATACGGATGACGGCTTGTTTTCGATAAACGGAAGGCAACCATTTATATTTTAAGGGAGTTAGACCAAAGCATCGTGTTATTCGTTCTATCCGTGATTTTCTATACGATCCGTTCATGAAACTCCCTCGATTCGTTAAAATAATGGTTTATTTATCGTACTCAATAAAAGGCGGATGGTATGGACTTTCGCCGTGCATTAGGCGGCATTTATGTACTATTTTCATAAAAAACAGCGCCAGACAGAAAAATAACTGTCCGGCGCATTAGCAAAGTAATTACTCTTTGCGTATATACTTACAATTCTGAATTAACACTTTGTAAATCACTTGCATTGAGCGTTGTTGTATCCGACGGTTTTGATATTTCTAAGCTCATTGTCTTTAACATTGATAGTAATCATCAAAACCCTTGAACCATCTGCTTTAACTACTACTTTAGAATCAGTAGTTGACTCAGTTTTAGCTGCCTGCTGCTCACTGCCTTTATCTAAAATCTGAAATACTCCTTGCCAAAATTGTTCTTGTTCCAAATCTTTAGATTTTCCGCTTTTTAATATGTTTTTACAGGTATCCTCGTAGACTTCTCTATTATCCAATGACTTATTCCAACTACTTGCCTTTTTTTCATCAAAAGAAGTGAAAATCATATATCCATCAATAATCGTCAAAATACCATTTTCACAGCGAGTTGCGTTGCCCGAAGCTTCTAGTGCTGCCCGAAACTTAGCGTCCTCGTAACTTCCTGCAATTTGAGGGTACTTGAAGTATTCTTGGGTAATCTCTTCAAGCTTCTCTTCATTAACTGATACGCTTACATCAAACTCACTTTCTTCTCTATCTATTCCCAGATATCTGTTTGCAGCTTCCATCATATCATTCGTTTTATTGTACACACCGCTATTGTCCAACCCGTTTAATTTCTCTTCAGGTATGTATGTATCAAGCTTCGGGGCATTTTTCATTATAGTATCTAAATTGTCTTTAAAATTAGACATTTCCCTCTTTTTATATTTTCCCCCAATTGCATTGCCTGCTGTATTGCTAATACTATTGATATTCATAGTGCCTCCTCCTAAAGAAACAAAAATATTCACAAAGTAAAAAAGAGAATGGTGGAAATAATACTTTATAAAAATTACTTAAAAATTTCGAATAATGATACAATTTTTCCTTATTTTCCCTATTTCCTTTCACACTAGCACTTAATCATACTTCTTGCAAGCACATATTTAACAATAGTTTAAAGCAAAAAAAACACGTCTCCGTTGTGATTCGTGCTTAGCACAACGGAGACGCGGTTCATTTCAACCTCTAAAATTCTCTCTTATGCGGATTAATCCTCTTTCGAGTGCTTACTCCGCCAACTCCAGATTATAGAACTGCCCTTTGGTATTGTACTGCCCTTTTATAGAAGGAGCGTTCTTTTTGCTGAAGACGGCGGTTCCCGGCTTTTCTTCATCCTTGATCGCGGTATAGCCGGTCAGGTCGATATTCAGGAAATGCTGGGCCGAAGGCTTCGCATTTTCGCTCAATTGCTTAACGGTATAGTTTTTCAGTTGGCTGTAGCCCTGCGTATATTCGGTTACCGAATCTTCAAGGGGGGAGATATACGCTTTGGAGATCCGGCCGGTCGCTTCTTTGACATTTATGAATATAGGCGATTTAGGATCCTGGCTGGCAAACATCAATTCATATGTTTTTTCCCCTTTTCCATCGATGGCGGCCGAAGCTTTCGTCAATTCGCCCTTTTCTACGTTTCCTAAACCTTCTTTGATTGCGTCCGCCGCTTGCATGACCGCTTCAGGGACATCCTCCGGATTGAGGGAGGTCATGATCCGCTCTATTTTTCCATCCAAAAGAGTCAGCAATTGATCATCGACTTGCGTAAACAATTCCAGCTTGCCTGCATGCATATATACGTCGGGATAACCGATCGTAAGGGTCACGGTCTCAGGAACCGAGGTTGAACCCGGAGCGGATTTTTGCAAGGCGTCCTTAATCTGCTGCTTGTATTCTTCCTTCAGATCGGACCATTTCTGATCCAGCATGATCCGGTCCACTTGACCGTTTACGCCGATGCTGACATAACTGTGGGCCGCTTCTTTGATTTGCAGATCCCACCCGGTGTTATTGTCTATGCTCCATTTCTCCGCTTCGTTGAAGGTGTAGGTTTTTCCCGAGACTTCCTGCAGTTTCTTTTGCGCCGCAGTAATAAGTTTGGCGTCTACTCCTTTTAAAGAAGCCTGTGTGCTCGTGCTGGCTTTCGTTGCAGCTGCGGCAGCATGACCCGCCAGAGGGGACGCTGTGCCTAACAGAACGCCTGCGACCGTCAATAGAGCGATTGCTTTTTGGTAGTTCTTCATCAAAATAACCTCCTAAAAAATGGGGATCGTCATTTCTAACTCTTTAATATATTCTCTGATCAACCGGCCCTGGCTGTCTATTTTTGCAACCCGGTTGGCGGGTGGGCCTTCGTATACATACAAAAAAGGTTTGATCACCACGTTCTTGACATCTGGAGGCAGCGGCTCGTAGAGGAGATCGAACTGTCTGCTGCCATCCGGTAATCTTTCGCTGGCAACATCGATCCATCCCGCAATGTTCCCTTGGTCGTCCGCCAAATCGAAGTATAGTACCCGCCCGTCCGCAGCCTTATATTCGGACAGCAAAGACATTCGGGTAGAAATGGGGGACAATTCCAGTTTCTGCAGTTTCCAGCTCAGATTCCCAAACGACTTGCCGGCATCCGGCGAAAGCAGGAGATTCCGGGTGTTTTTACGAATCGGGATATTAAACCTGAACGGTTCGCGAACGCCTGTCAAGGTGACTTCCAGAGATAAGTCGAACTGTTCGGGCAAAACGGCGCGGCGGGTTTGATCATCGGAAACCGCGATAATGGTGATGATGGCGGACGACGTATCCACCCCTGGGCCGATGTCCCAGGTAACAGCTTCGGCCCCGTCAATACGCGCCTTTAAGCGTTTAAAGTAGCCCTGACTCTTTGGAAGCTGCTTGAGGGCGCCATTCTCCAGGTAAGAGTAGAGTGCAGCCGGCTCCCCTGCTTTATCCAGTTGCAAGGCGATGCTCGCGCGCGTACCGTCATATACGACTTGCAGCGCTGTTAAAGTAAAATCATCATGTGAATCGCTGAAATGAACCTCATTCACCAAGCCCTGCTGTGCTGCGTTTTGTAACCCCATATCCCCGGCAAATTTAAAGATGTTTCGAACCCATGGGATGCGGCTGAGCGCCTCGGCCATTGCGGGGGATACGAATCCGGAGGCAAGCACGCCGGCTGTCAGAACAACGGCTGCCGCGCAGGCCATGACGGCCCTCCGGGCGAAATTCCGCCGGTCGGGAACGGTCCGTGAACGTTTGGACGAAGCCGCTTCGATATAGCGTTTGTTGGATTTCCATACGCGCTCGTAAAGGTCGTCCGGGCAGCTCATCTCCCCGGCGGCGCGCTGAATTCGCTCCCTAAGCTGATCTTCAATGGACAAAGCAATCACCGCCTTTATCTTCGCTGAGAAATAAGGAATATTTACGCAGTTCTTTAAGCGCCAGATGGTGCCGGGATTTCACGGTTCCCTCCGGAAGGTTAAGCAGCTGGGCGATTTCGGCGATACTGTACTCATGATAGTACCTGAGCACAATCACGATTCGTAACTTGTAAGACAGTCGTTGAAGGATTTTCCTCATTTCCTCGCCAGTTTCGTTCATCAAGGCGTAGCGGTCGGTCCCGGGAGCCTCCTCCTTGACTTCCAGCAAGGTGTGCCGTTCAAATAAACGGAACTTGCGCCACATTTTCCGCTTCCAATCCTGCACCTGCCGGACAACGATGCCGTGCAGCCAATATCTAAAAGGACGCTCGGGGTCGTAATTGGCTATGGAGGTCCACAATTGGATATACACTTCATTCATAATGTCTTCGATGTCCTGCCCGCGGGGGATCAGCAGCGCGACAATGCGGTACACATCCTGGACCGTGGCGTCGTACACATACCGGAACGCTTCCTCGTCACCCTCTCTTAATTTTTGCAGCCATGGTATAAGGTCTATGCCCTGCAAGTCCGTTCCTCCTTCAGTGTGACCTCACCCGTATATTCGCTCCGAGTTTAAAAAAGGTTCAGTAAAATTGAAAAAAATGGGGTTCAAAACCGAGATAGCGTTTGTGTCTTGGTATCCCTGCATGCTGCCTTGCACGATTATCTCTTTCGTTCAGGGGGGGCAGGGGGGAGGGGCTAGTGAACGGGATATTGCCGGCTGCAGCCTAATAGAAATGCTTGAACGGTGCAGACATTGCTGTAAACGGATTCAGGCTGCAGCAAGATCACGGTCTTTTCATTTTCTCCTGTGTCTTGCCCCATCCTTTCGTCAGGTCTGCTTCCCCTCTCCTAAACCTCCTTCTCACAAACATATTTGCTTCTCCTAAATATATCTGATCCTCACAAACATATCTCCTTCTCCTGAATTTATCTTCTTCTCTGCTTCCTTATCAAATGGGATAATCGTGCAAAGCGTCAGGACAACGGATGTTGATCCAGCCGACAAAACCCACTGGCCTACCCTGTCCTCAAGCTTTCAACGCCTTTGCGGCATTTTCTTGCCACGATCGGTTGCCGGCTTGACGGTCAAGCAGCGATTAATCCCTTGTACAGTTTTTGTTCAGAAATAAATGATACAATGCGCGGGAGGGTGGGGGATCAGCAGAATGGAGGTCAACAGCTTGGAATGGAGAAACAGGCGTAGAACGTTGCGGGCGGCGATCGTTATCCTTTTGGTTGCATCCATGGGGATCGGGGGATGCCGTTCCCTTGCAGCAGGAAAAGAATCGACGAAACGGTTTGTTCAAATAAATCTGACCAACCCAAACGGCACACTGGCCACCTATTTGCAGGGGGCGGAACCGGTCAGTCCTGTATTGGCGGCAGGGCGGGAGGCGCTCTCCGAGTCGCTTGGGTTTTGGATGCAGGCGGCGTTGGAAAGCCGTGATCTTGCCGCATTTGAAAAAAGTTATGAAACGTTAACCCGCTATTTCATAGCGGATCGAAATTATATTGCGTGGAAGTTAAACCCCGAAGGCGGTACGGAAGTCAGCACGAACGCGCTTGGCGACGATTTGCGGATTATCGAGGCTCTGTTGAAGGGGGCTCGAACTTGGAAAGGCCACCCCGAGTGGAAGACGACGGCCAGGACTTTAACGGAGACGTTGTTAAGCCGGTCGCAAAAAAACGGGTTCCTGACGGATTTCTACGATTTCTCCAGGCAGGAAGCTCCCGATACTTTGTCTCTCGCCTATGTGGATCTGCCGGCACTGAAAGAGCTTGTGCAAGAAGGGATGCTGGACGAGGAAACGTACGGCCGGTATTATGGCCTGCTGCAGGATATGCCGGATGACGGCGTGTTTTACCCCAAGTCTTTTAACGTGGAAACCGGGGAGTATACGTATGAAACAACCGTCAATTTAATCGACCAGCTGCTGGTGGCGATTCATGCCCGGGAAACGGAAAGGAATCAAGATCCGCTGCTTCAATTCCTGAAACGAAAATTCAAGCAAACGGGGAAACTGTCCGGACAGTACGTGCGCGCCGACCGAACGGCCGCGGTAAATTATGAGTCCCCTTCGGTCTACGGTCTCGCCATTAAGTTTGCACTCGACAGAGGGGACAGGCCTTTTGCGAAAGCCTTGTATAAGCACATGCTGACCCTCAAAGGGCGCGATGCAAAGTATCCCGGCGGGTACGTATTTGCAGGCAATACCCATATTTTTGATAACCTGCTTCCATTGTTAGGGGAATATGCTTTAGAAAACAAATGAGAAACATCAATGAGGTAAACATGAGGAATAAAAGATTGGTCCAGCGCATGGTCTGGGGGTACGCGCTGCTGATCGGGTTGGCGATCTTGCAGGAACTGCTGGTGTATATTCATGTCTTTAGAGAACAATCGTTAGCCATCGTCGATCTGGGGTTCAGTATCGGCTGCCTGGCCGCGCTGCTGCTGGGCTTTCTGGCTCCGGCCGGGGCCTCGGCCGTTTTTATTTTTGTTTATATGGTTGCGTATTTCGTATGGTTTTCGGCTTATGCCGAAGCGGGAGTGCTGTCGTTTTCCTGGTGGTGGCTGCTTCCGGCCAATGCGGCCGCAGCCGCGTTTATCAAGGCCGGGTTGATCCGCAATAAGCGGCTCATGGAGCGGCTTGAGGAACTGCAGCGCAGAAATCCGGAAGTGGATCCGGATACCTCTCTCGGCAATAAGGAGGCCTTTGCGGAAACGCTGGTGAAGCAGTCCAACCTCGCTCATCGTTATTCGGACGTATACAACTTTTGCCTGGCCATGTTTAAAATTGATTTTCTGCCGATGGTGCAGGAATCCCTCGGTTCGCAAGGGTATGCCCGGCTGCTCGCTTCTTTGTCGGAAGCCATCCAGCAACAAATCCGTTACGAGGATTACAAGTTTGCGTTAGACCGGGGAAGGTTTATCGTTCTGCTCCCGATGACAAACCAGGCGTATTTAAAGGCGCTGACGGAACGGATGAAAAGTACGCTGACGGACATTCCGCTTGAGGACCGGAAAGGCCGCAAGCTGAATCTGGTAATCCGGGCCGGGGCGCTGGTTTTTAACAAGGAGCAGTTCAGCAAGTATGAAAATGCGGACGCGGTCATTGCCGCGCTCGAACGCAATACCGAAACGGATTTGATCGGGGAATACATTTGAACCCATAGCGAGTTCGTTTTGGATGATTGGCAGCAGGAGGAGAAGGAGATGTCTTATACCGCATGGTTCATCCCGTTATGCACTGCGGTCAGCCTGATTTTCGCCCTCGCGGTTCTGGGACTGTTTATCGCGACACTGGTCTTTCGGTCCCGTGTAACTCGAAAATACGACCGGAGGAAAGTCAGTGGCTGATCTATTATTGTTGTTTTCCATTATAAGCATTTGGGCGGCCGTCTTTGAGGCGATTTTGATTATGTGCGGGGCGGTCCGGTTTATTTTCAGGCAGAGCCGTCAGGAATGGACCGTTCCCGATCCGGAGGGGATGAAGCACTTTCCCAGGGTTACCGTCATGGTGCCCGCGCATAATGAAGAGTTGGTGATCGCCGCCACGGCGGAAAATATCTTGCGGTTGAATTATCCCCAGGACAAAGTCCAGCTTATCGTCATTGCCGATAACTGCAGCGACGATACCGCGGGCAAACTGCAGGCGCTCAAGCATAAGGAAGCGTTTCGGGACCGGGATTTTATGATCTTCGAACGGACGGGAACGGGCGGCAAATCGGGAGCGCTTAATGATGCGCTGCAGTATGTCAACAACGAGTGGATCTGTATTTTTGACGCCGACGCGGCGCCTGAGCGGAACGCGTTATACTTTTTGATTGAAAAAGCGCTGGAAGACCCCGAGACCTACGGAGCGGTCTTCGGGCGGAATAAGGCGAGGAACCGCGGGCAAAATTTTTTGACCAAATGCATCAATCTCGAGTTGGTGACGGCCCAGCGGATTTATCATACCGGATTGTGGGAGCTGTTTAAGCTGGGGACGATCCCGGGAACGAATTTCATCATCAAAACGGAGCTGATCCGCGAGATCGGCGGCTGGGATACGGAGGCGATAACGGAGGATACGGCCATTTCGTTTGAAATTATGGCGAGGGGACAGCTCATTGCGCTGGCGCCCCAGGCGGAAGCCTATCAGCAGGAACCGGAGCGGCTCGGCGTGTATCTGAAGCAGCGGACACGGTGGGCCAAAGGGAATTTCTCCGTGGTGATGGAGAATATCCATCATTTGTTTCACCGGTCAAGCTGGCGCATTAAGCTGCATGTGCTCTATTTCGCGGCGAGTTATTTCTGGTTTTTGCTTGCCTTGATCGTCGCCGATATCATCTTCCTTGTCAATCTGGCTTACGGGGCGATCGCTTTGTTCAACCCGGGGGTGGTTTCGCCTTTTCAATTTGCGGGGGATGTGTATGTGCACCTGGTGATTGCGTCCGGGTTGATGTACTACCTTTTTGTGCTGCAAATCAACCTGGCGCTGTCCACCGATATTGGACAAAGCACGAAAGAGAACTTTATTTTATCCTGCGTATCCTATTTCACTTATTCCCAGCTGTTTCTGGTGATTTCCCTGCGCGCTTGCTATTCCATGATCATCGACAAAATAACGGGCAGAAAAACCAAATGGTACAAAACGCAGCGGTTTGGGTGAGCGGGACGGCTTTAAACATCCAACGAGGCAGCCAAACCAAAAGCGTACAGTAAAAAAGAGGGGAAGCCCCCTCTTTTTTGTGCCTTCTGTACCTCTGTTTTATTTAATTATCTTTCGAGTGCCGCTCGCCAACCTGGAATTCATCGGCATGTTCGAACATATATTTCACGGTCACTGGCGCTTGGCCCGTCAGTTTCCGGAAGTCGTCCGTGAATGCATCCATTTTTCCCAGGCGGATCGCTTGTCCGAAAGTAACCATGCCATCGGAGGAGTATGGCGCTTCGGAATCTTTTTTAAATTCGCCGTCCGTTGTTCTCGGAACGCCCATGGCATCAAAGACAGCGTAATTTTCTTCATCCGTGATCTGTTTGTAGGTGACGTGATTCCCCGTTACTTCATTTCCGATTTCGATAAAGTCGGAAATCGTCATTAACTCGGGACCGTTGATATTTAGAATCGCTTCATGATAATCGCCCGAGGCCAGTGCGTAAGCGACCGCTTTTGCGCAATCTTTGCGTGAGATATAGGCCATCTTGCCGTCGCCTTGGTTGTTTTTTAACACCCCGTCTCCCTTCACATAAGTGAAGTAATTGGTAATCATGGCCTCGGCATATTGCGAATTACGAAGGAAAATATAGTCCAACCCGACACTTTTAATATAGTTTTCGGTATAAACATGGTCCAGTTTCTCAACGCTTGGATTGGAATCATCGGCTGCGTTGACCAGCGAAGTATAGATGATTTGTTGCACGCCGGCTGCTTTTGCGGCATCGACCACGTTTTTGTGGGCGTTTTGACGTTTCGTACCGACAAAAGGCATGGAGATCAAAGCAAGTTTGTCGGCGTAAGCAAAAGCTTCCGCAAGGCCGTCCGGTTGATTAAAATTGGTCACATGCGTTTCAATCCCTTGTTCCGCGTACTCTTGTAAAGATACCGGATCATAGGCGCAAAAAATAATTTGATCTTTATCCACCAGTTCCAATAAATATTTCGCCGCTTGTTTCCCCAGATTTCCGTCCACGCCGGTCAACAACAATTTACCCATGATCGTCGCCACTCCTTGCTGAAATGATTTTACACTTATATAGTATGTGAAAAAAATAACAATATCTAACACAAAAAACTTATGGGCTATTGGGAAAACGAATGCCGGATCTGCTGCAGAAAGGCTTGTAATGCCGGGTTCGTATTGTTTTTCAGATAACCGGCTTCGATCTTAAAGGTATGGTGTGAATCTTCGAGCGGGATTAACCGGACTTCTTCCTTCAGGTAAGCGAGATGGTAGTTATCCGGGAAAAAGCCGATTAAATTCTCCGTGATAATATAAAACAGCTCTGTTTCGACATCGTCGGCGGTACGTTGGATGTTGGGATGATAGCCGTCTGCAATCGCATGCCGGATCATCAAATAATAGGAGTTTCCAATAGCCGTGGGACTCAGCATGACAAGCGGATATTCATATATCTTATCTTTCGAGATCGATTCATAATGGAAAAGGGGATGCTGTTTACTAACAGCCGCGCAATACCGGCCGCTGTACAGGGGATAGGTGCGAATATCCTTTTTTCCTTCAAACTCCGAGTCGAAGGCAACCGCCACGTCATATACTCCTTTTTGCAGAAGTTCGGCGATATCCTTAAGCAACACTTTATGGAGTTCAAGTTTGATATTCGGATGCTTTTCTTTGAACGAGGGAATCAACTTCAACAAACTTTGGACATCCGTAATCGCGGCGTATTCTATGCTCAACAACTGGATGTTGTATTTTTGAAAGTTTTCCATATTCATTTTCATACGGTTATAATGCTTCCAGAGCACAACGGCCTCGCCATAAAAAAGCCATCCCGCTTTCGTCGGCTCAATCGGAATTTGCTTTCTATCGATTAATTGGGTGTTGAACTCGTCTTCAAGCGCGGCAATTTGCTGGCTGACCGTCGTCTGCGACACAAAATTTTTCTTGGCCGTTTCCGTAAAATTTCGGCATTCCACGAGATCGATGAAATATTTGATCCTTTTGATATTCATTTTATCCTCCGGCAGTCGTTTCTTTTTAATTTAAATGATATTGAAAATTTTTAACAGGTAAATAACTCAGTTGATGTTTACTTTAACAAACCAATGTTATGATCTTATGACGATCCATTGCGATTGCTGTTGCTTCTAACTGGCTCCGGAAATTTCCGGGTATAATGACAGGGAGGGCATAGAGGAGGGAGTCTCGCGTCATGAAGGGATCAGCTAGTGGACCGAACCGGAAATAACGTTACAGGTGAAAAAGGTGTCCAGGTCCGTTAGCCTTGCCTTCCTTACGGCAAGAGGAGGATGAGCAGGAACGCAGTGACCGGAATGGCGATTCCAACCAGTATGGCAATATACGGATAAGGAGTTTTTAGGTAATCTTTGAATTCGCGAGTCTCGGATTTCTTGATATAATGGAAATTCACTTGCTCAGCAAATCCGTTAACCAATCTTTTGGCCTCACTTACTTCACAATGCAAAATATTGTTCCAAATTTGGTCGTACTTTAATTTGAGTTCATCGATGGCTTCACTTTCCTTCAACAGGGTCATGTTCTTCACCTCATGAAAAAAGAAGTATATTTGGGCAACTAGAAGATATACCTCATTTTACCATATTCATGTTCTATGGAATCTTCATTATATTTTCGATAATTGAAATAATTTGCTTGCCTTACGAACCGGGAAACATTTATATTTTAAGAAATATTGTTGTCGCAATAAGAAAGTTTGGAGAGTAACTGAGGATTGAAGCCAAAAACGGCGTTTGACGATCGGTAAGGTGCAGCCCTTAAAGCGAGCTGTTATTCTAACGGTTGTCAGCCTCGTTATTTCGGCAAAATGTAGGGGAAAACTAATTTAACGGTTGCGGTAGAGCTTATTTTGCTTTTTTCCTGCGGATTCGATCCTTTTTCACCACAATAAGCGCGCCTGCATCCGTTAGAGATTGAACTCCCGTCTTTTCGGTTAAATAAGCGCGTGTACAACCGTTAGCGAAAGATTGGGGACCCGGAAACTTCCTCGTTAACCAAACGAATGGTTTGGCTAACTGACCTTGAAGTCAGGCGCCGATTTCGAGATTGAGCTTAACAAAAATACATCCTTTATGAATGGAATCGAAAGGAGCAAACGCATGAAACTGAGAGTATCCGCCGTTCAGTATCATCTTCATACGATAAACTCGTTCGCGGAATTCGCCCGGCAGGTCGAGCATTATATCAAAACCGCCGAGGAGTTCGGCGCGGATTTTGTGTTGTTTCCGGAGTTTTTTACGACCCAGCTGATGTCCATCGGGAACAGTGAAGGCAGGGCGCTAACGATTCAGGAGCTGCCTGGCTTTACGGAGCAGTACCG
This window contains:
- a CDS encoding glycosyltransferase family 2 protein is translated as MADLLLLFSIISIWAAVFEAILIMCGAVRFIFRQSRQEWTVPDPEGMKHFPRVTVMVPAHNEELVIAATAENILRLNYPQDKVQLIVIADNCSDDTAGKLQALKHKEAFRDRDFMIFERTGTGGKSGALNDALQYVNNEWICIFDADAAPERNALYFLIEKALEDPETYGAVFGRNKARNRGQNFLTKCINLELVTAQRIYHTGLWELFKLGTIPGTNFIIKTELIREIGGWDTEAITEDTAISFEIMARGQLIALAPQAEAYQQEPERLGVYLKQRTRWAKGNFSVVMENIHHLFHRSSWRIKLHVLYFAASYFWFLLALIVADIIFLVNLAYGAIALFNPGVVSPFQFAGDVYVHLVIASGLMYYLFVLQINLALSTDIGQSTKENFILSCVSYFTYSQLFLVISLRACYSMIIDKITGRKTKWYKTQRFG
- a CDS encoding helix-turn-helix transcriptional regulator produces the protein MPKSQRLIQLIMRINAKRSFTVRELADEFGLSTRTITRDLQELSELGIPIYSVQGRGGGYKLLQERLLPPISFTEGEALAMFFAGQTLDYFGSVPFGEGADSALHKFYHYLPADIREQIDRLKNRIMFWSPYRPMSAEILQILLQAIMIRSVVTVKYKSSGGVSERNIQPIGLYASSGYWYCPAYCFHREDIRQFRADRILSAALNETIPCREDISPMTLLDKPNKDQLEQTTLQLEMTKKGVWLLESNPRFAPFIQRNEDGSGMATVEIAAEDLNFYVDLIWQLGGEVKLAAPAEGIAYMNQKIESMRLLYQTGPLI
- a CDS encoding sigma-70 family RNA polymerase sigma factor; translated protein: MQGIDLIPWLQKLREGDEEAFRYVYDATVQDVYRIVALLIPRGQDIEDIMNEVYIQLWTSIANYDPERPFRYWLHGIVVRQVQDWKRKMWRKFRLFERHTLLEVKEEAPGTDRYALMNETGEEMRKILQRLSYKLRIVIVLRYYHEYSIAEIAQLLNLPEGTVKSRHHLALKELRKYSLFLSEDKGGDCFVH
- a CDS encoding glycosyl hydrolase, with amino-acid sequence MEWRNRRRTLRAAIVILLVASMGIGGCRSLAAGKESTKRFVQINLTNPNGTLATYLQGAEPVSPVLAAGREALSESLGFWMQAALESRDLAAFEKSYETLTRYFIADRNYIAWKLNPEGGTEVSTNALGDDLRIIEALLKGARTWKGHPEWKTTARTLTETLLSRSQKNGFLTDFYDFSRQEAPDTLSLAYVDLPALKELVQEGMLDEETYGRYYGLLQDMPDDGVFYPKSFNVETGEYTYETTVNLIDQLLVAIHARETERNQDPLLQFLKRKFKQTGKLSGQYVRADRTAAVNYESPSVYGLAIKFALDRGDRPFAKALYKHMLTLKGRDAKYPGGYVFAGNTHIFDNLLPLLGEYALENK
- a CDS encoding DUF4179 domain-containing protein is translated as MSIEDQLRERIQRAAGEMSCPDDLYERVWKSNKRYIEAASSKRSRTVPDRRNFARRAVMACAAAVVLTAGVLASGFVSPAMAEALSRIPWVRNIFKFAGDMGLQNAAQQGLVNEVHFSDSHDDFTLTALQVVYDGTRASIALQLDKAGEPAALYSYLENGALKQLPKSQGYFKRLKARIDGAEAVTWDIGPGVDTSSAIITIIAVSDDQTRRAVLPEQFDLSLEVTLTGVREPFRFNIPIRKNTRNLLLSPDAGKSFGNLSWKLQKLELSPISTRMSLLSEYKAADGRVLYFDLADDQGNIAGWIDVASERLPDGSRQFDLLYEPLPPDVKNVVIKPFLYVYEGPPANRVAKIDSQGRLIREYIKELEMTIPIF
- a CDS encoding GGDEF domain-containing protein yields the protein MRNKRLVQRMVWGYALLIGLAILQELLVYIHVFREQSLAIVDLGFSIGCLAALLLGFLAPAGASAVFIFVYMVAYFVWFSAYAEAGVLSFSWWWLLPANAAAAAFIKAGLIRNKRLMERLEELQRRNPEVDPDTSLGNKEAFAETLVKQSNLAHRYSDVYNFCLAMFKIDFLPMVQESLGSQGYARLLASLSEAIQQQIRYEDYKFALDRGRFIVLLPMTNQAYLKALTERMKSTLTDIPLEDRKGRKLNLVIRAGALVFNKEQFSKYENADAVIAALERNTETDLIGEYI
- a CDS encoding alpha/beta fold hydrolase yields the protein MQNNPQEKIGVVFVHGAGLGSRIWSRVVKGMEHPYLLAEYPSRDSSVDSRRRLSIEDYVTYMKKQVDEWGVRKFVIVAHSLGGVLALKLASELNDRLAGFIAVGAVIPKNGGSFLSVMPFPQKIIMSAILRTIGTKPPESVIRTGLCNDLSPDQAAEIARGFTPEAVRVYTDRIHVSVPDVPKLYVKLTQDKELSPSLQDQMISNLSPQSVRSLETGHLPMIKDPDGLRAILEDFL